The Montipora capricornis isolate CH-2021 chromosome 6, ASM3666992v2, whole genome shotgun sequence genome has a window encoding:
- the LOC138053544 gene encoding putative leucine-rich repeat-containing protein DDB_G0281931: MDFVNSLLLSENKLQAIPDGTFRNLKYLQIIMLSDNPINTTGDRVFTIQNQNLTMGVEKDDSEFIDISYADDEVLDSLREVFLQTGFANQYNSHFRLLPCPPETFVNISDTSPRCTDCPAGGYYSDTAAFASDSCLRCPNGTFIHKSKAPGKSARDCNACPQGTDTKSFAGFRACDCLKGFFRRHMFEDCEPCEQQVGLKCENDAVTLQPGYWWEWENDTNKELYKSFSDVLLGNSSVGNQSIIEYPYSLPRPHKCPRPESCLGGIDSTCYVGYEGPLCEVCSPGYYKQLKTCKECPSKPWMIAQLSVIAAVTIIIIALVVWKGRNQTTKEQNRSLVDITLGRLKIVIGFYQVTFGVLDAFTYIKWPDSLSLIGKYSEMLQLNIFQIAPIHCLFPNLKVNAFGRLFTVLGINAVFIVLAFILYGIRKALLTRKTFLSHEEKEEKISETKQLVYRTVFFFLYVTYLSTCSKTANVLPLACRTLCLDEKREKCDAFLKVDFNIKCSSQEFRRSVTVAYCSILYIMSLPIAALVVLWKRQRSLKKGGHKSIHSQYSSPEIVTGLRFLFENYTVHSWYWELVETARKVILTSGIILIGGENRAYVGLACVMSGLYGMLFAYKRPIVEPFENNLMVSSLAVTFVNLGIGAVSRIPAEDVSTSVDAYMDHIMFKALVFGANFLVIGILVVHYGIHIYRFIKSWRKNPQWSLSCCLALLLPLNDLQHEIRGMAGKNVLKQQLQSGKLDAPSVSSSFKESGAVRFEFASIHAPPKEVLKLQSVNFGFDESEASGLTQENVDKGAFDHRKKLDYLANPNEYPNAMDDTRL, translated from the exons attaCTGAGTGAAAACAAACTTCAAGCAATCCCCGACGGGACTTTCAGGAATTTAAAGTATCTTCAAATAAT AATGCTCTCTGACAACCCCATAAACACAACCGGAGATCGAGTGTTCACTATCCAAAACCAAAACCTTACAAT gggTGTAGAGAAAGATGATTCCGAATTCATAGACATCTCATATGCAGATGATGAAGTGCTAGATTCGCTGCGCGAGGTGTTTCTTCAGACTGGATTTGCCAATCAGTATAATAGCCACTTCAGGCTCCTTCCATGTCCACCTGAGACATTTGTTAACATCTCTGACACCAGTCCTAGGTGTACAGACTGCCCAGCTG GTGGTTATTACTCAGACACTGCAGCTTTTGCCAGCGACAGTTGCCTGAGGTGTCCAAATGGTACGTTCATTCACAAAAGTAAGGCACCTGGAAAAAGCGCTCGTGACTGCAATGCTTGTCCTCAAG GTACCGATACAAAGTCGTTCGCTGGATTCCGGGCCTGTGATTGTCTGAAGGGATTCTTTAGAAGGCACATGTTTGAAGACTGCGAGCCGTGTGAACAACAAGTTGGATTGAAATGCGAAAATGATGCGGTTACTCTTCAACCGGGTTACTGGTGGGAATGGGAGAAcgatacaaacaaagaactttATAAATCCTTCAGCGACGTCTTACTCGGGAATTCATCTGTTGGAAATCAATCCATCATCGAGTACCCATACTCTCTTCCTCGACCCCATAAATGCCCAAGACCGGAATCATGTCTAGGAGGTATAGACTCGACCTGTTATGTTGGGTATGAAGGACCATTGTGTGAAGTATGTAGTCCTGGATATTACAAACAGTTGAAGACATGCAAAGAGTGCCCATCAAAGCCATGGATGATCGCACAGCTCTCCGTCATAGCCGCAGTAACTATTATAATCATTGCGCTTGTGGTTTGGAAAGGCAGGAACCAAACCACGAAGGAACAAAACCGCTCTTTAGTGGATATAACTCTTGGTAGACTAAAAATAGTTATAGGTTTCTACCAAGTAACGTTTGGAGTTCTTGACGCGTTTACATACATCAAATGGCCAGACTCTCTCTCGCTTATTGGAAAATACTCCGAGATGTTACAACTGAATATTTTCCAGATTGCTCCAATCCACTGCCTCTTTCCAAATCTAAAAGTCAATGCTTTTGGAAGATTGTTTACTGTGCTCGGTATCAATGCTGTTTTCATTGTGTTAGCATTCATTCTTTATGGCATTAGGAAGGCCTTATTAACCAGAAAGACCTTCCTGAGTCAcgaagagaaagaagagaaaatttccgaaacaaagcagttggtgtacagaacagtctttttcttcctttatgTAACGTATCTAAGCACCTGCTCGAAGACAGCAAATGTTCTTCCCCTTGCTTGTCGTACACTGTGCCTTGACGAAAAACGTGAAAAGTGCGATGCATTTCTGAAAGTTGACTTTAATATCAAATGttccagccaggaattccgacGATCTGTTACTGTAGCATACTGCAGTATTTTGTACATCATGTCTCTACCTATAGCTGCACTGGTGGTTCTTTGGAAACGGCAAAGGTCGTTGAAGAAAGGTGGCCATAAATCCATACATTCCCAATATTCAAGTCCCGAAATTGTCACAGGATTGCGGTTTTTATTCGAAAATTACACCGTTCACTCATGGTACTGGGAACTTGTCGAAACAGCTCGAAAGGTGATATTAACATCGGGCATTATCCTGATAGGAGGTGAAAACAGAGCCTATGTTGGGTTGGCTTGCGTTATGTCCGGTCTTTATGGTATGTTATTTGCGTATAAGCGGCCGATAGTGGAACCCTTTGAGAACAACTTGATGGTTTCATCACTTGCTGTAACATTCGTCAACCTCGGaattggagctgtgagtagaaTACCAGCAGAAGACGTGTCAACCTCAGTGGACGCATACATGGATCATATCATGTTCAAAGCATTGGTATTTGGAGCAAATTTTCTAGTGATTGGAATTCTTGTGG ttcatTATGGCATACATATTTACCGCTTTATCAAGTCATGGCGTAAAAATCCGCAATGGTCTCTTTCGTGTTGCCTGGCGTTGCTTTTGCCGCTTAATGACCTGCAGCACGAAATACGAGGAATGGCAGGGAAAAATGTACTTAAACAACAACTGCAATCCGGTAAGTTAGATGCGCCGTCGGTATCTAGTTCGTTCAAAGAGAGTGGAGCAGTGCGATTTGAATTTGCCAGCATTCATGCGCCGCCGAAAGAGGTACTTAAGCTTCAATCGGTCAACTTTGGTTTTGACGAAAGCGAAGCTAGTGGCCTTACACAAGAAAATGTTGACAAAGGAGCTTTTGATCATAGAAAGAAACTGGACTATCTCGCAAACCCAAACGAATACCCAAACGCGATGGACGACACGCGACTCTGA